TCATCCGTGTGCTCGGCGCGGAGGGCAAGGGCCTGCTCGTGCTGCTCACCTCGGTCGCCGGCATCCTGGCCATGCTCGCGCAACTCGGAATGCCGGCTTCCAGCGTTTTCCTGCTTCGGTCGGGGCGCTGCGACGCGCGCACGCTGCTGGCCCATTTCGCCATCTGGTCGGCTGCGGCCACGGTGGTCATCGCCGGTGCTGGCGCGCTCGGCATGCGTGCGTTCGCTGCGCTGTTCCTCGATGACGCCAGCGTGTCTGCGCTGGTCGCCCTGTTCGTGCTGCTCTCGTTCGTGTCCCAACTCCTGATAGCCTTCACCACCAACCTGCTCCTCGCACAGGCGGCTGTGCAGCAGTACGCGCAGCTGACGGCTGTCATGCACGTGGGCACTCTCGCCCTGACCCTCGTCCTCACGCTCGCCCTGCCGTTGGGCGTCCCCGGTGCACTGGCGGCGGTTGTCATGCCACAACTCGCCGCCGCCGCGTGGGGCGCGGCCCGCCTGGCGGGATCGGCGCGCACGCAACCGACGCGGATCAGCAGGGCCGTTTTCCGTGATATGCTCCGCATCGGTATCGGCCATTACGCGGGCACGGTCGGCTCGCAGATGTTCAAGCGCCTCGACAGCTTCCTCGTCGCGTATTTTCTCGGCACCGGACCGGTCGGCTATTACGCGGTCGCGATGACTGCGTATGAGGGCATGTTGAGCATTCCCCGCGCCCTCTCCGCGATCCTCGGCGGCGAGGCATCCGCGCGCGGCGCGGACCGGGGCGGTGCGATGGTCGCGCGTGCGTCTCGTGTGGTCCTCTGCGTCATGCTGCTCACCGGTGCAGCCGTGGCCGTGGCGAGCCCGTGGATCGTGCCCCTCATTTACGGAGCGGATTTCATTCTGGCCGTCGCGCCGCTCCAGATCCTGCTCGCGGCCGCAGCCTGCGTGGGCATGACCATCGCCGTTCAGGCGTACTTCCTGGGCATCGGCCGCCCGGGCATCGGCGGCATGTTGACCCTGCTCGCGGGTGCGCTTAACCTCATACTCAGCTTGTGGTTGATACCGACGCGGGGGATCGTCGGCAACGCCCTCGCCACGCTGCTCGCAGGCACCGTTTCGCTCGGCCTGCATCTGGCTTTCTTCCGCAAACACTCCGGGAGGTCCATGGCAGCAATGCTGGTCTGTAATGCAAATGATCTGGCGGCTTTGCTCGCCGGCCTGCGCAGTGCCGGCTTCCGGCGCGGCGCCCGCTCGCTGAGCCGGCCGCTTAATGAGGCTGATTGATGCGTGATGTGACCGGGAGTGACGTTCTTAAATCGGTGAAGGCGGAGGTCGCCGCTCACGTGAAGCCGCCGATCCGCCGGCTCGGCGGCGCCGTGCGCGTTCTAGTCAACGACTGTTCCGCGGCGATCGGCGCGGCGACGCGGTACGAAGAGCCCGTCGGGCGTCAGTGGCAGCGCGTCCTTGGCAGCGGCGGCGGCATACCGCCGTGCGGCGAGGCCGACGGCCTGCGCGTCCTGATCGCTGCGGGCTACGGCCTGAGTGCCGCCAAACTGGCGATGGAGACGACGCTCGCCGCCGCCCTGCTCCTGCGCGGCGCACAGCCCCTGGTGCTCAGCTGTGATGCGGCGCTCGCCGCGTGCGAGTTCAACCCCTTCGGCTCTTACCAGCCCGATCCCGGCGACCTCGCGCCCCCACTTGGCCCGCGCGGCCGCATGGCCCTCTGCGACCGCTGCCGCCATGACCTCGCGGACGCCTTCGCGCCGCTCGGCCTGGCGCCCTCCAGCCTGCGCGCTTTCCGCCACGCCGATGACCGGCAGCGGCTTCAGTCGCTCGTCGATTCATGGGATGTCTCCACTTACCGGTCAGCAGAATACCGCTCGATCCGCGTCGGTGAGCACGCGTTTTCGTCGATGCTGCGCGCCACGCTCCGCGGCACGCTCGAGGACGATGACCGCACCCAGCAGCTGTTCCGACGGTATCTTGTGTCCGCCATGGAGTACGTGGACCTCATCGAGCGGCTGTTCGAGGCCGAGAGACCCCAGCGCGTCGTCGCGGTGCACGGCGTCTACCTGGTGCACGGCGTGCTGTGCGAGGTCGCCCGCAAGCATCGCATTCCCGTCATCGTCTGGGGATTCCCGTACCGCAAGGGCACCGTCTGGCTGTCGCACGACGATTCCTATCACCGTACGCTCGTGAGCGAGTCGGCCGCGGCGTGGGAGCACCGAGCGCTTAGCCCCACGGAGGCAGCTCAGCTGGAC
This window of the Longimicrobiales bacterium genome carries:
- a CDS encoding oligosaccharide flippase family protein translates to MSIARNGIRIFATNWAAFPLQLATGIVVIRVLGAEGKGLLVLLTSVAGILAMLAQLGMPASSVFLLRSGRCDARTLLAHFAIWSAAATVVIAGAGALGMRAFAALFLDDASVSALVALFVLLSFVSQLLIAFTTNLLLAQAAVQQYAQLTAVMHVGTLALTLVLTLALPLGVPGALAAVVMPQLAAAAWGAARLAGSARTQPTRISRAVFRDMLRIGIGHYAGTVGSQMFKRLDSFLVAYFLGTGPVGYYAVAMTAYEGMLSIPRALSAILGGEASARGADRGGAMVARASRVVLCVMLLTGAAVAVASPWIVPLIYGADFILAVAPLQILLAAAACVGMTIAVQAYFLGIGRPGIGGMLTLLAGALNLILSLWLIPTRGIVGNALATLLAGTVSLGLHLAFFRKHSGRSMAAMLVCNANDLAALLAGLRSAGFRRGARSLSRPLNEAD